From the Candidatus Amarolinea dominans genome, one window contains:
- a CDS encoding exo-alpha-sialidase encodes MFQWITVSFVMVSSGWVEEVLSGAGSDGAHSTLPLCSSVPYSYWSNLVPSPVYEEDRMLFFVYSPQLWRSRDNGATWQMIYHASVIGEEAYDLAVVRASGDADVTLYIRHWHNRRKLYGFVRSTDAGITWQERTACDPYCQGVFTTDRAETIFAVRAEPLFPTESGSGILRSDDGGLSWQAVWDATNAYFLYVSPTFAEDSTLYGLADYLIRSTDGGMTWQRPEEDPGPAYLVIFSPNFARDHTVFGAQVQTLLRSQDGGWTWQPVFGLGGEAHIADLDLSPNFVEDRTLFIATENAVLVSYDDGANWSVIASGVQKPRLDVRRSAGDSNQVAPGIGGLRQQGSGPEGVASPAVRATFSHQAYLPLAGKTGLRTRPLSLFLSTQAGSNLHYYHSDDGGLTWNCLNAPPVF; translated from the coding sequence ATGTTTCAATGGATCACGGTTTCATTCGTCATGGTTTCTAGCGGCTGGGTAGAGGAGGTGTTGTCCGGTGCAGGGTCAGACGGCGCGCATTCCACGTTGCCGTTATGTTCGTCTGTTCCATATTCGTATTGGAGCAATCTCGTGCCTTCTCCAGTTTACGAGGAAGATCGCATGCTCTTTTTTGTCTACTCGCCACAACTCTGGCGCAGTCGTGACAACGGCGCTACCTGGCAGATGATCTATCATGCATCAGTCATTGGGGAAGAAGCCTACGACCTTGCTGTCGTTCGTGCGTCTGGAGATGCAGACGTGACGCTCTACATTCGACATTGGCATAATCGGCGTAAACTATACGGTTTCGTGCGCAGTACGGACGCAGGCATCACCTGGCAAGAACGCACAGCTTGCGATCCGTATTGCCAAGGGGTGTTTACCACGGATCGTGCAGAAACGATCTTTGCGGTTCGCGCTGAGCCATTGTTCCCCACCGAATCCGGTTCGGGTATTTTGCGCTCTGACGACGGCGGTCTGAGTTGGCAGGCGGTGTGGGACGCTACCAACGCCTATTTCTTGTATGTGTCGCCAACGTTTGCCGAAGACAGCACTCTGTATGGCCTGGCGGATTACCTGATAAGATCCACGGATGGCGGCATGACCTGGCAACGGCCTGAAGAAGATCCAGGGCCAGCCTACCTGGTGATATTTTCGCCGAACTTCGCCCGCGATCACACGGTGTTTGGGGCGCAGGTGCAGACCTTGCTCAGGAGCCAGGACGGCGGTTGGACCTGGCAACCGGTATTTGGTCTTGGCGGCGAAGCTCATATAGCAGACCTGGATCTTTCACCCAATTTTGTCGAAGATCGCACGCTGTTCATTGCGACCGAAAATGCTGTGCTGGTATCCTACGATGATGGCGCGAACTGGTCGGTCATCGCGAGCGGTGTGCAGAAACCACGCCTCGATGTCAGGAGGTCGGCAGGTGATTCCAACCAGGTTGCACCGGGTATTGGCGGTCTGCGCCAGCAGGGGAGCGGTCCAGAAGGTGTCGCGTCGCCTGCGGTCCGTGCAACGTTCAGTCACCAGGCTTACTTACCTTTGGCCGGCAAGACTGGGCTCCGTACCCGGCCGTTGAGCCTGTTTCTTTCGACCCAGGCTGGCAGCAACCTTCACTACTATCATTCAGACGACGGCGGGTTGACGTGGAACTGCCTGAATGCGCCGCCGGTGTTTTGA